In the genome of Cupriavidus malaysiensis, one region contains:
- the hpnA gene encoding hopanoid-associated sugar epimerase produces the protein MTVKNVVFVTGASGFLGSAVARQALSRGFEVRALVRASSPRRNLEGLPLQVVEGDMRDAQAMARALDGVRYLFHVAADYRLWAPDPEEIVRTNLAGTETVMRAARAAGVERIIYTSSVATLRVAGATAPVDETAGMRPDEAIGAYKRSKVLAERAVERMVAEEGLPAVIVNPSTPIGPRDVRPTPTGRIIVEAATGKIPAFVDTGLNLAHVDDVAEGHMLALERGRIGERYILGGQDVTLQQMLRDIAGLSGRRAPTVQLPRWPLYPLAHVAEAVARVTGKEPFITLDGLAMSRYRMFFRSDKAARELGYRARPYQEALRDALDWFRQAGYLG, from the coding sequence ATGACGGTAAAAAATGTAGTTTTCGTTACAGGTGCATCTGGTTTCCTCGGCTCCGCCGTGGCGCGTCAGGCACTCTCCCGCGGCTTCGAGGTGCGCGCGCTGGTACGCGCCTCGAGCCCGCGCCGCAATCTGGAAGGCCTGCCGCTGCAGGTGGTCGAAGGTGATATGCGCGATGCCCAGGCCATGGCGCGTGCGCTGGACGGGGTGCGCTACCTGTTCCACGTGGCGGCGGACTACCGGCTCTGGGCACCGGATCCCGAGGAGATCGTGCGCACCAACCTGGCAGGCACCGAGACCGTGATGCGGGCCGCCCGCGCCGCCGGGGTCGAGCGCATCATCTACACCAGCAGCGTCGCCACGCTGCGCGTGGCGGGTGCCACCGCGCCGGTGGACGAGACCGCCGGCATGCGGCCGGACGAGGCCATCGGCGCGTACAAGCGCAGCAAGGTGCTGGCCGAGCGCGCGGTCGAGCGCATGGTGGCCGAAGAGGGCCTGCCGGCCGTGATCGTCAACCCCTCCACGCCGATCGGGCCGCGCGACGTGCGCCCCACGCCCACCGGCCGCATCATCGTCGAGGCGGCCACCGGCAAGATCCCGGCCTTCGTCGATACCGGCCTGAACCTGGCCCATGTGGATGACGTGGCCGAGGGCCATATGCTGGCGCTGGAGCGGGGCCGCATCGGCGAGCGCTATATCTTGGGTGGTCAAGACGTCACATTGCAACAGATGCTGCGCGATATCGCCGGCTTGAGCGGCCGGCGCGCACCGACGGTGCAACTGCCGCGCTGGCCGCTGTACCCGCTGGCGCACGTGGCCGAGGCGGTGGCCCGCGTGACCGGCAAGGAGCCCTTCATCACCCTGGACGGGCTCGCCATGTCGCGATACCGCATGTTTTTCCGCTCGGACAAGGCCGCGCGCGAGCTGGGCTACCGCGCCCGGCCGTACCAGGAGGCCCTGCGCGACGCGCTGGACTGGTTCCGGCAGGCTGGCTATCTGGGGTAA
- the ispH gene encoding 4-hydroxy-3-methylbut-2-enyl diphosphate reductase, with product MQVILAQPRGFCAGVVRAIEIVDRALVKHGAPVFVRHEIVHNKQVVEGLKRKGAKFVEELDTVPSGAVTIFSAHGVSRQVEAEARTRELHAIDATCPLVIKVHTQGRQYAASGRAVILIGHAGHPEVEGTMGQIPGKVILVQNAAEAETLDLPRDAPLAYVTQTTLSVDDTRGIIAALERRFTDIVGPDTRDICYATQNRQSAVRELSKHVDVILVVGATNSSNSNRLREIGAESGVPSYLLAEGSELDPAWVRDAAVVGISAGASAPEEMVEDVIAALRRLGPVDVSTMEGIEEHAEFRLPAELADARPDTAAARQTEPQPAPLSVADCT from the coding sequence ATGCAAGTGATTCTTGCCCAGCCCCGGGGCTTTTGTGCCGGCGTGGTGCGCGCCATCGAAATTGTCGACCGCGCCCTCGTCAAGCACGGCGCCCCGGTGTTCGTGCGGCACGAAATCGTGCACAATAAGCAGGTTGTCGAGGGGTTGAAGCGCAAGGGCGCGAAATTCGTCGAGGAACTGGACACGGTGCCTTCTGGCGCCGTGACCATTTTCAGTGCCCACGGGGTGTCCAGGCAAGTCGAGGCGGAAGCGCGCACGCGCGAACTGCACGCCATCGACGCCACCTGTCCGCTGGTCATCAAGGTGCATACGCAGGGCCGCCAGTACGCGGCCAGCGGCCGTGCCGTGATCCTGATCGGGCATGCCGGCCACCCCGAGGTGGAAGGCACGATGGGCCAGATCCCGGGCAAGGTCATCCTGGTGCAGAACGCGGCGGAGGCGGAAACGCTGGACCTGCCGCGTGACGCTCCGCTCGCCTACGTCACGCAGACGACGCTGAGCGTGGACGATACACGGGGTATCATCGCGGCGCTGGAGCGCCGCTTCACCGACATCGTCGGCCCGGACACCCGCGACATCTGCTATGCGACGCAAAACCGCCAGAGTGCGGTGCGTGAGCTGTCCAAGCACGTCGACGTGATCCTGGTGGTCGGCGCGACCAACAGCTCGAATTCCAATCGCCTGCGCGAGATCGGTGCCGAGAGTGGCGTGCCGAGCTACCTGCTTGCCGAAGGCAGTGAGCTGGATCCGGCCTGGGTGCGAGACGCGGCAGTGGTCGGCATCAGTGCCGGCGCTTCCGCGCCCGAGGAGATGGTGGAGGACGTGATCGCCGCGCTGCGCCGGCTGGGACCGGTCGACGTGTCGACCATGGAGGGTATCGAGGAACACGCCGAGTTCCGCCTGCCCGCCGAACTCGCCGACGCCCGCCCTGACACCGCGGCCGCCCGACAAACCGAACCGCAGCCGGCCCCGCTCAGCGTGGCCGACTGCACTTGA
- the hpnH gene encoding adenosyl-hopene transferase HpnH translates to MAIPFLQVARVGTYIVRKHLSGQKRYPLALMLEPLFRCNLACNGCGKIDYPDPILNQRLSVQECLEAVDECGAPVVSIAGGEPLLHKDMPEIVRGIIARRRFVYLCTNALLMEKKMDQYEPSPYFVWSVHLDGDREAHDHSVSQEGVYDKAVEAIRAAKQRGFRVNINCTLFNDAQPERVAAFFDTVKAMGVDGITVSPGYAYERAPDQQHFLNRGKTKQLFRDILSRGRGKKWSFSQSTMFLDFLAGNQTYHCTPWGNPARTVFGWQRPCYLVGEGYVKTFKELMETTDWDAYGTGNYEKCADCMVHSGYEATAVADTFAHPLKALGVSLRGVRTDGPMAPDIPLDKQRPAEYVFSRHVEIKLAEIGRAKPSKGGKAAANQAAEAA, encoded by the coding sequence TTGGCCATTCCTTTCCTGCAGGTTGCCCGCGTGGGCACCTATATCGTGCGCAAGCACCTGTCCGGACAGAAGCGCTACCCGCTGGCGCTGATGCTCGAGCCCCTGTTCCGCTGCAACCTGGCCTGCAACGGCTGCGGCAAGATCGACTATCCGGATCCCATCCTGAACCAGCGCCTGTCGGTGCAGGAGTGCCTGGAGGCGGTCGACGAGTGCGGCGCGCCGGTGGTCTCCATCGCCGGCGGCGAGCCGCTGCTGCACAAGGACATGCCGGAGATCGTGCGCGGCATCATCGCGCGGCGCCGCTTCGTCTACCTGTGCACGAACGCGCTGCTGATGGAAAAGAAGATGGACCAGTACGAGCCCAGCCCGTACTTCGTCTGGTCGGTCCACCTGGACGGCGACCGCGAGGCGCACGATCACTCGGTCAGCCAGGAAGGCGTCTACGACAAGGCCGTCGAAGCCATCCGCGCGGCCAAGCAGCGCGGCTTCCGCGTCAACATCAACTGCACGCTGTTCAACGACGCCCAGCCGGAGCGCGTGGCGGCCTTCTTCGACACGGTCAAGGCCATGGGCGTGGACGGCATCACCGTCTCGCCGGGCTACGCCTATGAGCGCGCCCCGGACCAGCAGCACTTCCTGAACCGCGGCAAGACCAAGCAGCTGTTCCGCGACATCCTCAGCCGCGGCCGCGGCAAGAAGTGGTCGTTCAGCCAGTCGACCATGTTCCTCGACTTCCTGGCCGGCAACCAGACCTACCACTGCACGCCCTGGGGCAACCCGGCACGCACGGTGTTCGGCTGGCAGCGCCCGTGCTACCTGGTCGGCGAAGGCTACGTCAAGACCTTCAAGGAACTGATGGAGACCACCGACTGGGACGCCTACGGCACCGGCAACTATGAGAAGTGCGCCGACTGCATGGTGCACAGCGGCTACGAGGCGACCGCGGTGGCGGACACCTTCGCCCACCCGCTCAAGGCGCTCGGCGTGAGCCTGCGCGGCGTGCGCACCGACGGCCCGATGGCGCCGGACATCCCCCTCGACAAGCAGCGTCCCGCCGAGTACGTGTTCTCGCGCCACGTCGAGATCAAGCTGGCCGAGATCGGCCGCGCCAAGCCGTCCAAGGGCGGCAAGGCAGCCGCCAACCAGGCCGCGGAAGCCGCCTGA
- the hpnI gene encoding bacteriohopanetetrol glucosamine biosynthesis glycosyltransferase HpnI — MAAAWPTLLGSALASVAAGYALAAAWAGRRAPAAWPAPAAPRPVSVLKPLCGAEPRLYENLAGLCRQTHPCYQIVFGVRDAADPAIAVVERLRADFPACDIALVVDPRVHGSNLKVSNLINLFAAARHDDLVLADSDIAVPPDYLVRVAAPLADPQVGVVTCLYRGRPVGGLWSRLGAGFIDGWFAPSVRIAHAGGSRRFAFGATIALRRGTLAAIGGFEALSDRLADDFWLGELARQLGLRTVLSEVVVGTDVTETRLAELWSHELRWLRTIRSLNPAGFSFTFITFTWPMLALGLALAPLPAVLAIAAAGAAARSVLAGSAGDALLAPLRDMLLLAEWAAALPGKRVRWRDQVMSTQDRPATAAAAPRAQAARPEPDKLNPAANGIVSRKPL, encoded by the coding sequence ATGGCGGCAGCCTGGCCGACCCTGCTTGGCAGCGCGCTCGCCTCGGTGGCGGCGGGCTATGCCCTGGCCGCCGCCTGGGCCGGCCGGCGCGCGCCCGCGGCCTGGCCGGCGCCGGCCGCGCCGCGTCCGGTCAGCGTGCTCAAGCCGCTGTGCGGCGCCGAGCCGCGCCTGTACGAGAACCTGGCCGGCCTGTGCCGCCAGACGCATCCGTGCTACCAGATCGTGTTCGGCGTGCGCGACGCCGCCGACCCGGCCATCGCCGTGGTCGAGCGGCTGCGCGCCGACTTCCCCGCCTGCGACATCGCCCTGGTGGTGGATCCGCGCGTGCACGGCAGCAACCTCAAGGTCAGCAACCTGATCAACCTGTTCGCCGCCGCGCGCCACGATGACCTGGTGCTGGCCGACAGCGACATCGCCGTGCCGCCCGACTACCTGGTGCGCGTGGCGGCGCCGCTGGCCGACCCGCAGGTCGGCGTGGTCACCTGCCTGTACCGCGGGCGCCCGGTCGGCGGCCTGTGGTCGCGCCTGGGCGCCGGCTTCATCGATGGCTGGTTCGCGCCGTCGGTGCGCATCGCCCATGCCGGCGGCTCGCGCCGCTTCGCCTTCGGCGCCACCATCGCGCTGCGCCGCGGCACGCTGGCCGCCATCGGCGGCTTCGAAGCGCTGTCCGACCGCCTGGCCGACGACTTCTGGCTGGGCGAACTCGCGCGCCAGCTCGGCCTGCGCACGGTGCTGTCCGAGGTCGTGGTCGGCACCGACGTGACCGAGACGCGCCTGGCCGAGCTGTGGAGCCACGAGCTGCGCTGGCTGCGCACGATCCGCTCGCTGAACCCGGCCGGCTTCAGTTTCACCTTCATTACCTTCACCTGGCCGATGCTGGCGCTGGGCCTCGCCCTGGCGCCGCTGCCGGCGGTGCTGGCCATCGCCGCCGCCGGCGCGGCCGCGCGCAGCGTGCTCGCCGGCAGCGCCGGCGACGCGCTGCTGGCACCGCTGCGCGACATGCTGCTGCTGGCCGAATGGGCTGCCGCCCTGCCCGGCAAGCGCGTGCGCTGGCGCGACCAGGTGATGTCGACCCAAGACCGGCCCGCCACGGCGGCGGCCGCGCCACGTGCGCAGGCCGCCCGCCCGGAACCCGACAAACTCAACCCAGCCGCAAACGGCATCGTTTCCCGCAAGCCGCTATGA
- the hpnJ gene encoding hopanoid biosynthesis associated radical SAM protein HpnJ yields the protein MTAAKKTLFLQAPSFDGFDGGAGSRYQAKREIKSFWYPTWLAQPAALIPGSRVLDAPADELTVQQTLDIAVDYDLVIIHTSTPSFPTDAKFAEELKKRKPGVMIGMVGAKPAVDPGGTLGASDAIDFVCREEFDYTCMEVAQGKPLKDVLGLSYKLADGSHEHNGPRPMIENMDELPFVAPIYKRDLKIDNYFIGYLKHPYVSIYTGRGCRSKCTFCLWPQTVGGHRYRTRSAENVIAEVKWIKENMPEVKEIMFDDDTFTDFKPRVEEIARGLGKLGVTWSCNAKANVPYSTLKIMKENGLRLLLVGYESGDDQILHNIKKGLRTDIARRFTEDCRKLGIQIHGTFILGLPGETRETIEKTIEYAKEINPHTIQVSLAAPYPGTRLYDQAVENGWLEENKVINLVNDKGVQLAAISYPHLSKEEIYHGVETFYKRFYFRPSKIWEIVREMLGSWDMMKRRLREGVEFFRFLRSHEA from the coding sequence ATGACCGCCGCAAAGAAAACACTGTTCCTGCAAGCCCCCTCCTTCGACGGATTCGATGGCGGCGCCGGCTCGCGCTACCAAGCCAAGCGCGAAATCAAGTCCTTCTGGTACCCGACCTGGCTGGCGCAGCCGGCGGCCCTGATCCCGGGCAGCCGCGTGCTCGATGCGCCCGCCGACGAGCTGACCGTGCAGCAGACGCTGGACATCGCCGTCGACTACGACCTCGTCATCATCCACACCTCGACGCCCTCCTTCCCGACCGACGCCAAGTTCGCCGAGGAACTGAAGAAGCGCAAGCCCGGCGTGATGATCGGCATGGTCGGCGCCAAGCCGGCGGTGGACCCGGGCGGCACGCTGGGCGCCAGCGACGCCATCGACTTCGTCTGCCGCGAGGAATTCGACTACACCTGCATGGAAGTCGCGCAGGGCAAGCCGCTCAAGGACGTGCTCGGCCTCAGCTACAAGCTGGCCGACGGCTCGCACGAGCACAACGGCCCGCGCCCGATGATCGAGAACATGGACGAACTGCCCTTCGTCGCCCCGATCTACAAGCGCGACCTGAAGATCGACAACTACTTCATCGGCTACCTGAAGCACCCCTATGTGTCGATCTACACGGGCCGCGGCTGCCGCTCGAAGTGCACCTTCTGCCTGTGGCCGCAGACCGTCGGTGGCCACCGCTACCGCACCCGCTCGGCGGAGAACGTGATCGCCGAGGTGAAGTGGATCAAGGAGAACATGCCCGAGGTCAAGGAGATCATGTTCGACGACGACACCTTCACCGACTTCAAGCCCCGCGTGGAAGAGATCGCACGCGGCCTGGGCAAGCTGGGCGTGACCTGGTCCTGCAACGCCAAGGCCAACGTGCCGTACAGCACGCTGAAGATCATGAAGGAAAACGGCCTGCGCCTGCTGCTGGTGGGCTACGAGTCGGGCGACGACCAGATCCTGCACAACATCAAGAAGGGCCTGCGCACCGACATCGCGCGCCGCTTCACCGAGGACTGCCGCAAGCTGGGCATCCAGATCCACGGCACCTTCATCCTGGGCCTGCCCGGCGAGACGCGCGAGACCATCGAGAAGACCATCGAGTACGCCAAGGAGATCAACCCGCACACCATCCAGGTGTCGCTGGCCGCGCCCTACCCCGGCACGCGCCTGTACGACCAGGCCGTGGAGAACGGCTGGCTGGAGGAGAACAAGGTGATCAACCTGGTCAACGACAAGGGCGTGCAGCTCGCGGCGATCAGCTATCCGCACCTCAGCAAGGAAGAGATCTACCACGGCGTGGAGACCTTCTATAAGCGCTTCTACTTCCGCCCCAGCAAGATCTGGGAGATCGTGCGCGAGATGCTGGGCAGCTGGGACATGATGAAGCGCCGCCTGCGCGAAGGCGTGGAGTTCTTCCGCTTCCTGCGCTCGCACGAGGCCTGA
- the hpnK gene encoding hopanoid biosynthesis-associated protein HpnK, protein MIVTADDFGLTTGVNEAVELAHCDGVLNAASLMVGAPAAADAVARARRLPALRVGLHVVLADGPAVLPRSAIPDLVDAEGRFGSAMARDGCRFFFLPHVRRQLEAEIRAQFEAYAATGLPLDHVNTHKHFHLHPTVLSLILRIGRAYGLRAMRLPLENGAPLLLRPWLALLRRRLRAAGVAHNDYVVGIANSGGMDETVLLDALRRLPPGVGEIYLHPGVESGARVTQSMAGYRHADELAALLSPRVRAAMDEVAPRRGGFADVFGGLAPA, encoded by the coding sequence CTGATCGTCACCGCCGACGACTTCGGCCTCACCACCGGGGTCAACGAGGCGGTCGAACTGGCGCACTGCGACGGCGTGCTCAACGCGGCCAGCCTGATGGTGGGCGCGCCGGCGGCGGCCGACGCGGTGGCGCGGGCGCGCCGCCTGCCGGCACTGCGCGTCGGCCTGCACGTGGTGCTGGCCGACGGTCCTGCGGTGCTGCCGCGCAGCGCGATCCCCGACCTGGTCGACGCCGAGGGCCGCTTCGGCTCAGCCATGGCGCGCGACGGCTGCCGTTTCTTCTTCCTGCCGCACGTGCGGCGGCAGCTGGAGGCCGAGATCCGCGCGCAGTTCGAGGCCTATGCGGCCACCGGGCTGCCGCTCGACCATGTCAACACGCACAAGCATTTCCACCTGCACCCGACGGTGCTGTCGCTGATCCTGCGCATCGGCCGCGCCTACGGCCTGCGCGCCATGCGGCTGCCGCTGGAAAACGGCGCACCGCTGCTGCTGCGCCCCTGGCTGGCGCTGCTGCGCCGGCGCCTGCGCGCCGCCGGTGTCGCCCACAACGACTACGTGGTGGGCATCGCCAACAGCGGCGGCATGGACGAGACGGTGCTGCTCGATGCCCTGCGCCGGCTGCCGCCGGGCGTGGGCGAGATCTACCTGCACCCGGGCGTGGAGTCCGGTGCGCGCGTCACGCAATCGATGGCTGGCTACCGCCACGCCGACGAACTCGCGGCCCTGTTGTCGCCGCGCGTGCGTGCCGCGATGGATGAAGTGGCGCCACGGCGCGGCGGCTTTGCCGACGTGTTCGGCGGCCTGGCGCCCGCCTGA
- a CDS encoding lysylphosphatidylglycerol synthase domain-containing protein, protein MKRIAYLTGLFGLLGLTALVAHQGVGDVAHILAQGGWLLLLLVPFHAVPLLLDAQGWRVLLAPADPGRRAGLGFLWWIAAVREAVGRLLPTASIGGELVGIRLARLRVHDTTAVAASVVVEVMVTLLAQYLFSVLGVLMLLLAMDTGGHATVILAGLLLSLPVPVLFALSLRHSAIFEKLEGAAKRIFGEDHRIAVMIDGARLDAQIRRLNQRRGVLLRALAWQFAGMLAGTLEVWFALHLLGHPVPLWQALAIEALTQAVRHVAFFVPAGLGVQEAVVLLLGHMLGVDPQTSMSLALVKRAREILFGVPALLSWQWLELHRWRRGAPKAAPTDAREAPLP, encoded by the coding sequence ATGAAACGGATTGCCTATCTCACCGGCCTGTTCGGCCTGCTCGGCCTGACCGCCCTGGTGGCACACCAGGGTGTCGGCGACGTCGCGCACATCCTGGCGCAGGGCGGCTGGCTGCTGTTGCTGCTGGTGCCCTTCCACGCCGTGCCGCTGCTGCTCGATGCGCAGGGCTGGCGCGTGCTGCTGGCGCCGGCCGATCCCGGCCGCCGTGCCGGCCTGGGTTTCCTGTGGTGGATCGCGGCCGTGCGCGAGGCGGTCGGCCGCCTGCTGCCCACCGCCAGCATCGGCGGCGAACTGGTCGGCATCCGCCTGGCACGCCTGCGCGTGCACGACACCACGGCCGTCGCGGCAAGCGTGGTGGTCGAAGTGATGGTGACGCTGCTGGCCCAATACCTGTTCTCGGTGCTGGGCGTGTTGATGCTGCTGCTGGCCATGGACACCGGCGGCCATGCCACCGTGATCCTGGCCGGCCTGCTGCTGTCGCTGCCGGTGCCGGTGCTGTTCGCGCTCTCGCTGCGCCACAGCGCCATCTTCGAGAAGCTGGAAGGCGCGGCCAAGCGCATCTTCGGCGAGGACCACCGCATCGCCGTGATGATCGACGGCGCGCGCCTCGACGCCCAGATCCGGCGGCTGAACCAGCGCCGCGGCGTGCTGCTGCGGGCCCTGGCCTGGCAGTTCGCCGGCATGCTGGCGGGTACGCTGGAAGTGTGGTTCGCGCTGCATCTGCTGGGCCACCCGGTACCCTTGTGGCAGGCGCTGGCCATCGAGGCCCTGACCCAGGCCGTGCGCCATGTCGCCTTCTTCGTGCCGGCCGGCCTCGGCGTGCAGGAGGCCGTGGTGCTGCTGCTGGGCCACATGCTGGGCGTGGACCCGCAGACCTCGATGTCGCTGGCCCTGGTCAAGCGGGCGCGGGAAATCCTCTTCGGCGTGCCGGCACTGCTGTCCTGGCAATGGCTGGAACTGCACCGCTGGCGCCGTGGCGCGCCCAAGGCGGCGCCGACCGACGCGCGCGAGGCGCCGCTGCCCTGA
- a CDS encoding MlaC/ttg2D family ABC transporter substrate-binding protein: protein MNTHRIVSLIPLAAVAVVSTVQAQAIDRATASPDKLVRAAVEGVITTIQSNPETRSGDLAKITAVVQRQFLPFTDFQRTTRLAVGAAWKDATPEQRTQLHQQFEALLVRSYAVSLSQLRDQNVKFRYQPAQAAQGPNDVVVQTRVMNNGDEMQIDYRLQRTPSGWRIYDINMMGAWLIEVYRKQFADIVARSGVDGLVKYLINHNAKQAADA from the coding sequence ATGAATACCCATCGCATCGTTTCCCTGATCCCGCTGGCCGCCGTCGCCGTGGTATCCACCGTGCAGGCGCAGGCCATCGACCGCGCCACGGCCAGCCCGGACAAACTGGTGCGGGCCGCCGTCGAAGGCGTGATCACCACGATCCAGTCGAACCCCGAGACGCGCAGCGGTGACCTGGCCAAGATCACCGCGGTGGTCCAGCGCCAGTTCCTGCCGTTCACCGATTTCCAGCGTACCACCCGGCTGGCCGTCGGCGCAGCCTGGAAGGACGCCACGCCGGAGCAGCGCACGCAGCTCCACCAGCAGTTCGAAGCGCTGCTGGTGCGCAGCTATGCCGTCTCGCTGTCGCAGTTGCGCGACCAGAACGTCAAGTTCCGCTACCAGCCGGCACAGGCTGCGCAGGGACCGAACGACGTGGTGGTGCAGACGCGCGTGATGAACAACGGCGACGAGATGCAGATCGACTATCGCCTGCAGCGCACGCCCAGCGGCTGGCGCATCTACGACATCAATATGATGGGGGCCTGGCTGATCGAGGTCTACCGCAAGCAGTTCGCCGACATCGTCGCGCGCAGCGGTGTCGACGGCCTGGTCAAGTACCTGATCAACCACAACGCCAAGCAGGCCGCCGACGCCTGA